A window of the Planktothrix tepida PCC 9214 genome harbors these coding sequences:
- a CDS encoding FUSC family protein, protein MTEILADKQFRFLLKPSGNLKLARGLRLTIALSVSLAVGQLTGHPDVGFAVGIDSLFFLLSDAGGFYSTRAISLLFTIIISTGLVTLATLVSNILFLKLILTFFSLFFAGYIALFGHPGVLSGIVIGLFTLVTLYLPAGGWETASERAIICLMAGGWTMILCLGIWPLNPYLPLKKSISQCYQAIADYINPGKNCSPTEELKRVSQLRETLQNARQSWALNRKLRLGNTPLGEAVIILVQDADHLITSIVTLTELVQLHQHDPQFITVGLLVDDALEKIALFCQNLIKLLWNQSVSVDSSNLKRIVMAIAQQKQLQQQTIGNQVEDYPALVVIERIVSTLETIIRQLDCTAKTLTQIRKNQSINHPQKAKILSAETETLSPFKIISGLEPLRDNFTLDSSFFRHGLRLGIMTTIGVAIYSLAELPQGNWLTITILVVLQPNFGGTFQRFFHRMFGTILGSIITPILWISIPNPLILESINLGSIILGFSLVPFHYGLAVFFISIFAIGLEMSKDGGNWQVAMVRFLWTCVGAALAFVGAFVLFRSQEKEQLSAKLIKAITASNDYFNTVLSVYLGTAPDDLNRITKQRQKTRLAYFNAQAALQQLSSDPNTSTAEIEPKMTLLIYLHRFSRSVSVLLAQLEHFTGTEPHPELATFVEQVNQFFDQLVNAILTGTLPPALPNFEPSIQAIQNHLHALQATRLQEFAREQNYTPTRQILKDYTILGIELNQMLDSLNSIHSTMIRY, encoded by the coding sequence ACAGGTCATCCTGATGTCGGTTTTGCGGTCGGAATTGATAGCTTATTTTTTCTTCTGAGTGATGCGGGGGGATTTTATTCAACCCGGGCAATTTCTCTACTATTTACGATTATAATTTCTACGGGATTAGTTACGTTAGCAACCTTAGTTTCAAATATCCTATTTTTAAAATTAATATTAACATTTTTTAGCTTATTTTTTGCCGGGTATATTGCTTTATTTGGACATCCTGGAGTTTTGTCGGGAATTGTGATTGGGTTATTTACTTTAGTAACCTTATATTTACCTGCTGGAGGTTGGGAAACTGCCAGTGAAAGAGCGATAATTTGTCTGATGGCGGGAGGATGGACAATGATATTATGTTTAGGAATTTGGCCGTTAAATCCCTATCTCCCCTTAAAAAAATCTATTAGTCAATGTTATCAAGCTATTGCAGATTATATTAATCCGGGTAAAAATTGTTCTCCGACAGAAGAATTAAAACGGGTGAGTCAACTTCGAGAAACTTTACAAAATGCGCGTCAATCCTGGGCATTAAACCGTAAATTAAGGTTAGGAAATACGCCATTAGGGGAAGCGGTTATTATTTTAGTTCAGGATGCTGATCATTTAATTACATCCATTGTCACCTTAACTGAATTAGTCCAACTTCATCAACATGATCCCCAATTTATCACCGTTGGTCTTTTAGTTGATGATGCTTTGGAGAAAATAGCTTTATTTTGTCAAAATTTAATTAAACTTTTATGGAATCAATCGGTTTCTGTTGATAGTTCTAATTTAAAACGTATTGTAATGGCGATCGCACAACAAAAACAACTACAACAACAAACGATTGGCAATCAGGTTGAAGATTATCCGGCTTTAGTAGTTATAGAACGAATTGTTTCAACCTTAGAAACGATTATTCGTCAATTAGATTGTACAGCTAAGACCCTCACTCAAATTAGAAAAAATCAATCGATTAATCACCCCCAAAAAGCCAAAATATTATCCGCAGAAACGGAAACTTTATCCCCATTTAAAATTATTTCTGGGTTAGAACCCTTGCGAGATAACTTTACCTTAGATTCTAGCTTTTTTCGTCATGGGTTACGGTTAGGAATTATGACAACCATTGGGGTTGCTATTTATAGTCTAGCTGAACTTCCCCAGGGAAATTGGTTAACAATCACAATTTTAGTCGTCCTACAACCTAATTTTGGTGGAACGTTTCAACGATTTTTCCATCGAATGTTTGGAACAATTTTAGGCTCAATCATTACGCCTATTCTTTGGATAAGTATTCCCAATCCATTAATTTTAGAAAGTATTAATTTGGGTTCTATTATTTTGGGATTTTCTTTAGTTCCCTTTCATTATGGTTTAGCTGTATTTTTTATTTCTATTTTTGCCATTGGATTAGAAATGAGTAAAGATGGGGGAAATTGGCAAGTAGCAATGGTTCGTTTTCTCTGGACTTGTGTAGGTGCTGCGTTAGCATTTGTCGGTGCATTTGTGTTGTTTAGATCCCAGGAAAAAGAACAGCTATCCGCTAAATTAATTAAGGCAATTACAGCCTCCAATGATTATTTTAATACGGTTTTATCAGTTTATTTAGGAACCGCACCCGATGATTTAAACCGAATAACCAAACAACGACAAAAAACCCGTTTAGCTTATTTTAATGCTCAAGCGGCATTACAGCAGTTAAGTAGTGATCCCAATACCTCCACTGCGGAAATCGAACCGAAAATGACCTTATTAATTTATTTGCATCGGTTTAGCCGCTCTGTCAGTGTTTTATTAGCACAATTAGAACATTTTACAGGGACTGAACCCCATCCTGAATTAGCCACTTTTGTTGAACAAGTGAATCAATTTTTTGATCAATTAGTTAATGCCATTTTAACCGGAACTTTACCGCCAGCCTTACCCAATTTTGAACCTTCTATCCAAGCGATACAAAACCATTTACACGCCTTACAAGCAACTCGCCTACAAGAGTTTGCACGAGAGCAAAACTATACCCCTACCCGTCAAATTTTAAAAGATTATACAATTTTAGGGA